A part of Aspergillus oryzae RIB40 DNA, chromosome 7 genomic DNA contains:
- the bna5-1 gene encoding kynureninase (L-kynurenine hydrolase): MGSRLHVQEIKKGPPLPFKDDIRAFTREYAESLDAQDPLRHFRDEFIIPSKKDLKRKTLNANENIEDSSDPRSIYLCGNSLGLQPRNTRKYLEHYLRTWAIKGVTGHFTPHDDQLLPPFVDVDDAGAKLMAPIVGALESEVAVMGTLTANLHFLMASFYQPTKEKYKIILEGKAFPSDHYAVESQIQHHNLDPKDAMVLIELENLDRPILDTEKILRVIDEHASSTALILLSGIQFYTGQYFDIEKITAYAHSKGIIIGWDCAHAAGNVELKLHDWNVDFAAWCNYKYLNSGPGGMAGLFVHENHGRVDMTKVGSKDEPFRPRLSGWWGDDKKTRFRMENRFVPQPGAAGFQLSNPSVLDMNAVAASLEIFNRTSMAEIRKKSLDLTGYLEHLLLKYPLDAAPEDKPFSIITPSNPAERGAQLSLRLGPGLLDNVLEVLEENGVVIDERKPDVIRVAPAPLYNTYADVWQFCQIFFDACQKAVRARK; the protein is encoded by the exons ATGGGATCCAGACTACACGTTCAAGAGATCAAAAAAGGCCCCCCACTTCCCTTCAAAGATGATATCAGAGCTTTCACGCGAGAGTACGCCGAGTCCCTCGACGCACAAGATCCCCTCCGTCATTTCCGAGACGAATTCATTATCCCATCGAAGAAAGACCTGAAGCGGAAGACTCTTAATGCCAATGAGA ATATTGAGGACTCCTCCGACCCCAGAAGTATTTATCTTTGCGGAAACTCTCTAGGTCTTCAGCCTCGGAACACCCGGAAATACCTCGAGCACTATTTACGGACCTGGGCAATTAAAGGTGTTACTGGCCACTTCACACCGCATGACGACCAGCTGCTTCCCCCATTCGTCGATGTCGATGACGCCGGAGCAAAGCTTATGGCCCCCATTGTGGGAGCGCTCGAGAGTGAGGTGGCGGTAATGGGCACGCTAACTGCAAACTTGCATTTTTTGATGGCGAGCTTTTATCAACCAACAAAAGAGAAGTATAAGATTATTCTCGAGGGCAAGGCATTCCCCAGTGACCAT TATGCCGTGGAATCTCAAATCCAGCACCACAATCTCGATCCGAAAGATGCTATGGTACTCATCGAACTTGAAAATCTCGATCGTCCTATTTTAGACACTGAGAAAATCCTGCGGGTGATTGATGAACATGCCTCGAGTACAGCTCTTATACTCCTCTCCGGTATACAATTCTATACCGGGCAATATTTCGATATCGAGAAGATCACGGCCTATGCCCATTCCAAGGGTATCATCATTGGCTGGGACTGTGCCCACGCGGCAGGCAATGTCGAGTTGAAATTACACGATTGGAACGTGGACTTTGCGGCCTGGTGTAACTACAAGTATCTCAACAGTGGGCCAGGCGGAATGGCTGGTCTGTTCGTTCACGAGAACCATGGGCGAGTAGATATGACCAAGGTCGGTTCCAAGGATGAGCCTTTTCGTCCGCGGTTGTCTGGCTGGTGGGGTGACGACAAAAAGACTCGGTTTCGAATGGAAAACA GGTTCGTGCCGCAACCAGGTGCAGCTGGATTCCAGTTATCAAACCCATCTGTCTTGGATATGAACGCAGTGGCGGCATCCCTGGAAATATTCAATCGCACGTCAATGGCTGAGATCCGCAAGAAGTCTCTGGACCTCACGGGTTACTTAGAACATCTTCTTTTGAAATATCCTCTCGATGCTGCCCCGGAGGACAAGCCATTCTCTATCATTACACCCTCGAACCCGGCCGAGCGAGGTGCACAGCTAAGCCTGCGCTTGGGGCCAGGGCTTCTCGACAACGTCCTAGAAGTTCTGGAGGAGAATGGAGTAGTGATTGATGAGAGAAAGCCGGATGTCATTCGGGTTGCGCCAGCGCCTCTGTATAACACCTATGCGGACGTGTGGCAGTTCtgccagatcttcttcgaTGCTTGCCAAAAGGCAGTAAGAGCCCGAAAGTAA
- a CDS encoding putative eukaryotic translation initiation factor 3 subunit EifCl (RNA polymerase I-associated factor - PAF67), translating to MSYEERANAHPNLGDESDVEEEALVNDYREQVNFDDSMSELDRTTSLGAGSQTQDLQAQLAAAATPLEYQATLETKFASYDNYCSLFHYILNSDGPVELEVPSYYWAWDVIDEFIYQFESFCRYRNRVARSGSNEEEAQLLRENPNTWGCYSVLNVLYSLIQRSQINEQLAAIKRGEDPMAFAGEYGSRPLYKMLGYFSIIGLLRVHCLLGDFSLALKTLDDIEMNKKAMFARVMAAHFTTYYYVGFSYMMMRRYGDAIRMFSHILVYVSRTKNFQKGGNSYDAIAKKNDQMYALIAICVALHPTRLDDTIHSALREKYGEQLHRLQHGGPEALPLFEELFRSACPKFISPTPPDFDNPSVNVDPVDHHTAIFMDEVKNTLYNPTIRSYLKLYTTMDLQKLAGFLEVEPEKLRSWLLVNKQRSRQVRWVEGGLLEGEPVAANDLDYALENDLIHVSETKAGRRLVDWYLRNLARVY from the exons ATGTCGTACGAAGAGCGCGCCAATGCGCACCCTAACCTGGGCGACGAGTCCgatgttgaggaggaagCGCTCGTCAACGATTACCGCGAGCAAGTCAACTTCGACGATAGCATGAGCGAACTGGACCGGACTACTTCCCTTGGAGCTGGCTCTCAGACGCAAGATCTCCAGGCACAGCTCGCCGCTGCCGCGACCCCGCTTGAATACCAGGCCACACTGGAGACCAAGTTTGCAAGCTATGACAACTACTGCAGCCTTTTCCACTACATCCTCAACTCGGATGGCCCTGTTGAATTGGAGGTTCCTTCT TACTACTGGGCTTGGGATGTGATCGATGAATTCATCTACCAGTTCGAATCGTTCTGCCGTTACCGCAACCGCGTCGCTCGCAGCGGCTCcaacgaggaggaggccCAGCTTCTGCGTGAGAACCCGAACACCTGGGGTTGCTACTCCGTGCTCAACGTTCTTTACTCCCTTATCCAGAGGTCCCAAATCAATGAGCAATTGGCTGCTATCAAGCGTGGAGAGGACCCCATGGCGTTCGCTGGAGAGTATGGCTCTCGGCCTCTGTACAAGATGCTCGGATACTTCTCGATCATCGGACTTCTGCGTGTCCACTGCTTGCTCGGTGACTTCAGCCTTGCCCTCAAGACCCTTGACGACATCgaaatgaacaagaaggctaTGTTCGCTCGTGTCATGGCAGCTCACTTCACCACCTACTACTATGTGGGTTTCTCCTACATGATGATGCGCCGTTACGGTGACGCCATCCGCATGTTCAGCCACATCCTGGTCTACGTCTCCCGGACCAAGAACTTCCAGAAGGGTGGCAACAGCTACGATGCTATCGCCAAGAAGAACGACCAGATGTATGCTCTCATTGCCATCTGCGTTGCCCTCCACCCCACCCGTCTCGACGACACTATTCACTCCGCTCTCCGCGAGAAGTACGGCGAGCAGCTCCACCGTCTCCAGCACGGTGGCCCCGAGGCCCTCCCTCTGTTTGAGGAGCTCTTCCGTTCCGCTTGCCCCAAGTTCATCAGCCCCACTCCTCCCGACTTCGACAACCCCTCCGTCAACGTCGACCCCGTCGATCACCACACAGCTATCTTCATGGATGAGGTCAAGAACACGCTGTACAACCCTACTATCCGTTCTTACCTGAAGCTGTACACTACGATGGATCTGCAGAAGCTGGCCGGCTTCCTGGAAGTCGAGCCCGAGAAGCTCCGCTCCTGGCTGTTGGTGAACAAGCAGCGCAGCCGTCAGGTCCGCTGGGTTGAGGGCGGTCTGCTGGAGGGTGAGCCCGTCGCCGCTAACGACCTGGACTACGCTCTGGAGAACGATCTGATCCACGTCAGCGAGACCAAGGCCGGCCGTCGCCTGGTGGACTGGTACCTTCGGAACCTCGCCCGCGTCTACTAA
- a CDS encoding Zn(II)2Cys6 transcription factor (predicted protein), which produces MKPRKNSTACLPCKQAKRKCTGRPAPCKACQNTDAECVFDETLDLRRKVAARRTLGELECYRGLLYSLLESLRSSDEDKVNHILETIRGSALLSNVANVVDAPADLSDASSDNSKPLGNTDDAIAQQERLAADAHSRITLEKLCDIPVFQVPVKPWTAVTDDDHLVSHLISLYFTWDHPLSQIVDQRVFLRHMREGNKNTEFCTPFLVNSILAIASTYSDFPEVFAIPGDVSSKGAHFFNEAELLWKAEEGRPSLANIQALALMSHVLKLKGKPDVGWLLLRQAVQLGQDFGFFQAPRTGHRKWRDTSVDMQSAGATAAWGLFILNSYSH; this is translated from the exons ATGAAGCCGAGGAAAAATTCCACGGCCTGCCTGCCGTGTAAACAAGCGAAACGGAAG TGCACCGGACGCCCCGCACCTTGTAAAGCCTGTCAGAACACAGACGCTGAATGTGTTTTCGATGAGACGCTCGATCTCAGGCGCAAGGTCGCTGCTAGGCGTACGCTCGGGGAGTTGGAATGCTATCGAGGCTTGTTATATTCCTTGTTAGAGTCACTTCGCTCCTCAGATGAAGACAAGGTCAACCATATCTTGGAGACTATACGCGGCAGCGCTCTACTATCCAATGTTGCCAATGTTGTGGATGCACCAGCCGACTTGAGTGATGCAAGTTCCGATAACTCCAAACCACTAGGAAACACAGATGACGCCATAGCTCAACAGGAACGTTTGGCCGCTGATGCCCACTCTCGCATAACCCTAGAGAAACTTTGCGACATCCCCGTATTTCAAGTGCCAGTGAAGCCTTGGACGGCCGTCACCGATGACGATCATCTGGTTTCGCATTTGATCTCCTTGTACTTCACATGGGATCATCCATTGTCGCAAATCGTTGATCAGAGAGTGTTTTTGAGACATATGAGGGAGGGCAATAAGAATACGGAATTCTGCACCCCTTTCCTTGTAAATAGCATATTAGCAATTGCAAGT ACATATTCAGATTTCCCTGAAGTTTTCGCTATCCCCGGAGATGTCTCCTCTAAAGGTGCACATTTCTTTAATGAAGCAGAACTATTATGGAAAGCGGAAGAAGGTCGTCCATCTTTGGCCAACATTCAGGCTCTTGCTCTGATGAGCCATGT GCTGAAATTGAAAGGAAAGCCCGACGTTGGCTGGCTGCTGCTAAGGCAAGCAGTGCAGCTTGGACAAGATTTCGGTTTCTTTCAGGCCCCGCGGACAGGGCACCGCAAGTGGAGAGACACGTCGGTTGATATGCAATCCGCTGGAGCAACAGCTGCTTGGGGGCTTTTTATTCTGAACTCGTACAGTCATTAG
- a CDS encoding 40S ribosomal protein uS11 (40S ribosomal protein S14), which yields MAPKQKTAAAKENVTLGPLAGDGKLVFGVARIFASFNDTFVHVTDLSGRETICRVTGGMKVKADRDESSPYAAMLAAQDVAARCKELGINALHIKIRATGGNGTKTPGPGAQSALRALARSGMRIGRIEDVTPTPSDSTRRKGGRRGRRL from the exons ATGGCCCCCAAGCAGAAGACCGCTGCCGCTAAGGAGAACGTCACTCTCGGCCCTCTGGCCGGAGATG GCAAGCTCGTTTTCGGCGTTGCCCGTATCTTCGCCTCCTTCAACGATACCTTCGTCCACGTCACCGATCTGAG TGGTCGCGAAACCATCTGCCGTGTCACCGGTGGTATGAAGGTCAAGGCTGACCGTGACGAGTCTTCTCCTTACGCTGCCATGTTGGCTGCTCAGGATGTTGCTGCCCGTTGCAAGGAGCTCGGTATCAACGCTCTCCACATCAAGATCCGTGCTACCGGTG GTAACGGTACCAAGACCCCCGGTCCCGGTGCTCAGTCCGCCCTCCGTGCTCTTGCCCGTTCCGGCATGAGAATCGGCCGTATCGAGGACGTCACCCCCACTCCCTCCGACTCTACTCGTCGCAAGGGTGGTCGCCGTGGTCGTCGTCTCTAG
- a CDS encoding prephenate dehydrogenase (NADP(+)) (prephenate dehydrogenase (NADP+)) has product MGFTKEDAMIGIIGMGDMGKMYAQRLSMAGWRINACDKPDSFESLKSEFASQQGVTIYPNGHLVSRISDFIIYSVEAGVIDKVVAEYGPSTKVGAIVGGQTSCKAPELAAFEKHLPSDVEIVSCHSLHGPKVNPKAQPLVLIQHRASDESLRFVENVLSCFESKFVYLTGEMHDRITADTQAVTHAAFLSMGTAWRANNQFPWEISRWVGGIENVKINITLRIYSNKWHVYAGLAILNPSAKEQIRQYAESVTDLYKLMIEGRREELKQRVKAAGAAVFKEGTEGQDLLLKDEVLDRFSLSKGPREASPPNSHLSLLAIVDCWSKLGIVPYDHMICSTPLFRLWLGVTEYLFRSPDLLEEALDTAVDDKTFRSDDLEFTFAARAWSDCVSFGDFESYRDRFERIQGYFAPRFPDAVKLGNEMMKTILEKTKSN; this is encoded by the exons ATGGGTTTTACTAAGGAAGATGCCATGATTGGTATCATCGGCATGGGTGACATGGGCAAGATGTATGCTCAGCGCCTGAGCATGGCAGGGTGGAG GATAAATGCATGTGACAAACCTGATAGTTTTGAGAGCCTGAAATCTGAATTTGCTTCTCAA CAAGGTGTCACAATTTACCCGAATGGGCACCTGGTTTCAAGAATAAGCGACTTTATTATATACAGTGTAGAGGCTGGAGTTATCGACAAGGTAGTGGCGGAATATGGCCCAT CTACCAAGGTCGGTGCGATTGTCGGTGGCCAGACCTCTTGCAAGGCCCCAGAGCTGGCCGCGTTCGAGAAGCATCTCCCTTCGGATGTAGAAATTGTATCCTGCCATTCGCTCCATGGCCCTAAAGTCAACCCGAAAGCTCAACCACTG GTATTGATACAGCACCGCGCGTCGGACGAGAGTCTCCGATTCGTCGAAAATGTACTGTCATGCTTCGAATCCAAGTTTGTCTACCTCACTGGCGAGATGCACGACCGAATCACTGCAGATACGCAAGCTGTTACACATGCGGCTTTCCTGAGCATGGGCACTGCGTGGCGGGCGAATAATCAGTTTCCATGGGAGATATCTCGCTGGGTAGGAGGAATCGAGAACGTGAAGATCAACATCACTTTGCGCATCTATTCCAACAAATGGCATGTCTATGCTGGCTTGGCCATTCTCAACCCAAGCGCGAAGGAACAGATCAGACAGTATGCTGAATCAGTGACGGACCTGTACAAGCTGATGATCGAGGGTCGCCGGGAGGAGCTTAAACAGCGTGTCAAGGCTGCAGGCGCAGCCGTCTTCAAAGAGGGCACGGAGGGACAGGACTTGTTATTGAAAGACGAGGTTCTTGACCGGTTCTCGCTCTCAAAGGGACCTCGTGAGGCGTCGCCTCCTAACAGTCACCTTAGTTTGCTCGCAATTGTGGATTGTTGGTCAAAGCTTGGAATTGTCCCTTATGACCATATGATTTGTTCTACGCCT CTCTTCCGTCTTTGGCTGGGAGTCACTGAATACCTCTTCCGCAGTCCTGATCTGCTTGAGGAGGCATTGGATACTGCCGTTGATGACAAGACATTCCGCTCTGACGATTTAGAATTTACATTTGCGGCTCGG GCATGGTCAGACTGTGTTTCATTTGGTGATTTCGAGTCCTACCGCGATCGGTTCGAGCGGATCCAGGGATACTTTGCTCCTCGTTTCCCCGATGCCGTCAAACTAGGCAATGAAATGATGAAAACTATCCttgagaagacgaagagcaACTAG
- a CDS encoding AAR2 splicing factor family protein (predicted protein): protein MASVTPSPTILVPHLPPKTLVGIDLITFTSTPNFHGIRDLPTGWHFLYTGATESLSLRSGGWFYVGDISAAGSTNDGALIPAPRGNLGPDVIIWKWDIDTETLAPLRACDDADKQEAMRHKANLAAVWQSGGLFRYRSRVPPSSQDRAQSRDVDDDENEEEGRQDWEGLTNRLSPRLLKRIIGDPEEDVDGRPRWMVTSASTAQKDSESIPGIPEPGQDSDRLADVIGEQESEFSFLHIDLKKTWREGAIGRERTEAAQDRSWALGDLIQQVSNADQGTSEIDEQLGEAQILGELQFTFLMVLTLMNFSCLQQWKRLLGLILTCQRAIKEREQFISNVLRLLLVQLRRCDDIEGGFFDLDGEEGGEFLRKLLMKFRTSLYEVIEDAGTLVKEDFKALESWVKTEYDWELNHGAFVRRGMLQLEDGEQVEMDMPDDEDDEMGEYAPVVVDLGEGNTM from the coding sequence ATGGCTTCCGTGACTCCCTCCCCCACCATCCTCGTACCCCACCTTCCACCGAAGACGCTGGTCGGCATCGACCTCATTACCTTCACATCAACACCGAATTTCCATGGAATCCGCGATTTACCTACTGGATGGCATTTTCTCTACACAGGAGCAACAGAAAGTTTGTCGTTGAGAAGTGGCGGATGGTTTTACGTCGGCGATATCAGCGCAGCCGGATCCACGAACGATGGTGCCCTGATTCCAGCTCCGCGAGGGAACCTGGGACCCGATGTGATCATATGGAAGTGGGATATAGACACAGAGACGCTGGCTCCTCTACGTGCATGCGATGATGCAGATAAGCAGGAGGCAATGCGCCACAAGGCGAACTTGGCTGCCGTTTGGCAAAGTGGAGGATTATTCCGCTACCGCAGTCGCGTACCCCCCTCATCTCAGGATCGAGCTCAGTCGCGGGATGTCGACGATGACgagaatgaagaggaaggtcGTCAAGATTGGGAGGGCCTTACGAACCGGTTGTCACCTAGGCTTTTGAAGCGCATTATTGGGGACCCTGAGGAAGATGTCGATGGTCGGCCTCGATGGATGGTTACTTCAGCGAGTACAGCACAGAAGGATAGTGAGAGTATACCCGGGATTCCTGAACCAGGTCAGGACTCTGATAGACTAGCGGATGTCATCGGGGAGCAAGAGAGCgagttttctttccttcatatTGATCTTAAGAAGACTTGGAGGGAAGGGGCTATTGGACGTGAGAGGACAGAGGCTGCCCAGGACCGTTCGTGGGCGCTGGGGGATCTCATACAGCAGGTATCCAATGCAGATCAGGGAACGAGTGAGATTGATGAGCAGCTTGGGGAAGCACAGATCCTGGGTGAACTACAGTTTACCTTCTTGATGGTCTTGACATTGATGAATTTCTCGTGTCTTCAGCAGTGGAAGAGGCTACTGGGCTTGATACTTACGTGTCAAAGAGCCataaaagagagagagcagTTCATAAGTAATGTGCTACGGTTGCTCTTGGTACAGCTTCGGCGATGcgatgatattgaaggaGGTTTCTTTGATCtagatggggaagaaggcGGGGAGTTTCTACGAAAGCTGCTTATGAAATTTAGAACATCTCTCTATGAGGTCATCGAGGACGCAGGGACCTTGGTGAAGGAAGATTTTAAGGCACTGGAAAGTTGGGTGAAAACTGAATACGATTGGGAGCTCAATCATGGGGCTTTTGTACGGAGAGGCATGCTtcagctggaggatggagagcaGGTTGAAATGGACATGCctgatgacgaagacgacgagatgGGAGAGTACGCCCCTGTGGTGGTAGATTTGGGCGAAGGCAACACGATGTAA
- a CDS encoding branched-chain amino acid aminotransferase, cytosolic (branched chain aminotransferase BCAT1, pyridoxal phosphate enzymes type IV superfamily), which translates to MTEAHARKLAAELQGATREQAMAKVMEDADQNQLDASVVKITRSTNLRPVPEPGSPEELSHSYCTDHMVTARWTVANGWETPEVKPFENLSIPPTASCLHYATECFEGMKVYRGYDGKLRLFRPDCNGERLLSSAQRASLPSFRYEELKVLIAKLMQIDGPRWLPKDQPGRFLYLRPTMIGSGPHLGVQTPKEALLFIIAVPWPDPSKLKKPEEGTKPGLKLLASTPDTIRAWPGGFGYAKLGANYGPSLVAHGKAQAIGFDQILWLFGQDRQVTEAGASNFFIVWENKETGKIELVTAPLENQLILPGVTRRSVLQLARTELSKPTGSLAPVEVVERDFTISEVEQAWKEGRIIEAFVCGTAFFVTPVKLIRNGDVDMDMLEAGAARGGYAVQIKSWLEAIMYGKDGKENDEWSYIIEGESEK; encoded by the exons ATGACCGAAGCGCATGCTCGTAAGCTCGCCGCAGAGCTGCAAGGTGCAACCCGAGAGCAGGCTATGGCTAAGGTCATGGAAGACGCCGACCAGAACC AGCTTGATGCCTCTGTGGTCAAGATCACTCGGTCGACAAATCTCCGCCCGGTTCCTGAACCGGGCTCGCCCGAGGAATTGAGCCATTCGTACTGTACTGACCATATGGTCACTGCCCGATGGACCGTGGCCAATGGCTGGGAGACCCCCGAAGTGAAGCCCTTTGAGAATCTTAGCATCCCTCCCACGGCTTCTTGCTTGCACTATGCCACTGAATGCTTTGAGGGTATGAAGGTGTACAGAGGATATGATGGCAAACTGCGCCTGTTCCGCCCGGATTGCAATGGAGAGAGATTGCTCTCGAGTGCTCAACGAGCCTCTTTGCCCAGCTTCCGGTATGAGGAGCTGAAGGTTCTCATCGCTAAGTTGATGCAGATCGATGGACCAC GCTGGCTCCCCAAGGACCAACCCGGTCGTTTCCTCTATCTCCGTCCCACAATGATTGGTAGCGGCCCTCATCTGGGTGTTCAGACTCCCAAGGAAGCtctccttttcatcattGCCGTGCCATGGCCCGACCCAtccaagctgaagaagcctGAAGAAGGCACTAAACCCGGATTGAAGCTTCTTGCTTCTACACCTGATACTATCCGTGCCTGGCCCGGTGGTTTCGGCTATGCAAAGCTCGGAGCGAACTACGGTCCTTCGTTGGTTGCGCACGGTAAAGCTCAAGCCATTGGCTTTGATCAGATTCTTTGGTTGTTTGGTCAGGACCGTCAGGTAACTGAGGCCGGTGCTAGCAACTTCTTCATTGTTTGGGAGAACAAGGAAACAGGAAAGATCGAGCTCGTCACCGCTCCCCTGGAAAACCAGTTGATTCTTCCCGGTGTTACTCGCCGTAGTGTCCTCCAATTGGCACGCACAGAGCTGTCAAAGCCTACTGGTTCCCTTGCCCCAgttgaggttgttgagagaGACTTCACTATTAGCGAGGTCGAACAGGCTTGGAAGGAGGGCCGCATCATCGAAGCTTTCGTCTGCGGCACTGCC TTCTTCGTTACGCCAGTTAAGCTTATCCGGAATGGTGACGTCGATATGGACATGCTGGAGGCTGGTGCAGCCCGTGGAGGATATGCAGTCCAGATCAAGTCTTGGTTGGAGGCCATCATGTACGGTAAGGATGGTAAGGAGAATGACGAATGGTCTTACATCATTGAGGGGGAGAGCGAAAAATAA
- a CDS encoding putative C6 transcription factor (predicted protein) has protein sequence MECRKTANLKPPIFEPPGRDNSNDDIVWIPYPRSNHIGYEKKSALLREIMIQTVGFTELVVNMQDLLFDEAFDMNIGDLCRAVSAVYTRLETWLDNLPPPLKIDKEAVQVPQVLSLHIRYHHAIIQLFDFLMNHEDFAPMSHPSDVNQARLIRLQSAKQIADYLLLYHEAYGLRHVPGQMLEPANASTLILLAALDDCKDNLKEEFIEVCRFLVAFSKRFSLARDMLANIESTAESKGIKLSPEAGAVFDHRNLESSQWL, from the exons ATGGAATGTCGGAAAACCGCGAACCTAAAACCCCCAATATTCGAGCCTCCTGGGAGAGATAATTCCAATGACGACATTGTATGGATCCCATATCCTCGTTCCAACCATATTGGATACGAAAAGAAGTCTGCCTTACTCCGTGAAATAATGATCCAAACGGTGGGCTTCACGGAACTTGTCGTCAATATGCAAGACTTGCTTTTTGATGAGGCATTTGATATGAATATTGGCGACCTATGTAGGGCGGTAAGCGCTGTGTACACTCGCCTAGAAACATGGCTGGATAACCTGCCCCCTCCACTGAAAATCGACAAGGAAGCTGTACAAGTCCCGCAAGTATTGAGTTTGCA TATCAGATACCACCATGCCATCATCCAGCTCTTCGATTTCTTAATGAACCACGAAGACTTCGCTCCTATGTCGCATCCGTCTGATGTTAACCAGGCTCGACTCATCCGACTTCAGTCAGCGAAGCAGATTGCTGACTATCTCCTCCTATACCACGAAGCCTATGGGCTTAGGCATGTTCCCGGCCAGATGCTGGAGCCTGCCAATGCAAGCACCCTCATCTTACTGGCCGCTTTGGACGACTGCAAAGATAATCTCAAAGAGGAATTCATTGAAGTGTGTCGGTTCCTAGTGGCCTTCAGCAAGAGGTTCTCCCTCGCGAGAGACATGCTCGCGAATATAGAATCTACAGCCGAATCCAAGGGAATCAAACTCTCCCCCGAAGCCGGTGCAGTGTTCGACCACAGGAATTTGGAATCGTCCCAGTGGCTATAA
- a CDS encoding cytochrome and DOMON domain-containing protein (predicted protein), with the protein MVKASNSVRIAYRCWLCISEGGLVLASRAPRFTSDLNYTGAAPLSSHAFTSFLDYWTSDINDTIYLQLSAPSHTKWIALGQGERMAGGRIFLIYASPDGSITLSPRKAFGHLDVFYDPNIQAHLLEGSGIHDGVITANIRCDNCMHLDNGDSLMGSSSSWGWAICHGYPLVSSDVAVKIHKHDVHGSFTLNMTKAIGGNSTNPFLDMTYPRHDVTLFSKQHVIDDALLYRKRVAHGVMTPIAFVLMFPGFGLLLQIYPSRHTVLWMHAPMQIIAACVALIGLGFGVSVSMDLKLSNGYHPTIGYVLVGVVVLIQPVIGVVQHLHFLRSGGTTIYGVLHRWFGRLLSAIGIVNGGMGFYYAYQHTEDIPPIPPIIYGMVCGGVCILYVFVVMWRREKKKSQAVIANLQTEFFQNRRDLEQASDKLDSARAKSVESSSISEKKW; encoded by the exons ATGGTTAAAGCAAGCAACTCTGTGCGAATCGCATACAGATGCTGGCTTTGCATAAGTGAAGGTGGGTTGGTTCTAGCCTCGCGAGCCCCTCGATTCACGTCTGACCTTAATTACACAGGGGC GGCACCGTTATCGAGTCATGCTTTCACTTCATTCTTAGATTATTGGA CATCTGATATCAACGATACTATCTATCTCCAACTGAGCGCACCGTCTCATACAAAATGGATAGCACTCGGCCAGGGCGAGCGAATGGCAGGGGGGAGAATCTTTCTCATCTACGCTTCGCCTGATGGCAGCATTACTCTCTCGCCACGAAAGGCATTTGGTCATCTTGACGTCTTCTATGATCCCAATATCCAGGcccatcttcttgaaggtTCTGGGATCCATGACGGTGTGATAACAGCAAACATCCGTTGCGACAACTGCATGCACTTAGATAACGGGGATAGCCTAATGGGAAGCTCTAGCTCTTGGGGTTGGGCTATATGCCATGGATATCCATTGGTGTCCTCGGATGTTGCTGTGAAGATCCATAAGCATGATGTTCACGGTAGCTTCACCCTAAATATGACCAAAGCCATTGGCGGCAATTCGACGAATCCATTTCTCGACATGACATACCCACGTCACGATGTCACCCTTTTCTCAAAACAGCATGTGATTGATGATGCTTTGCTTTACAGAAAACGTGTTGCACATGGTGTAATGACGCCAATTGCTTTCGTTCTGATGTTCCCCGGCTTTGGGCTTCTCTTGCAAATATACCCTTCTCGCCACACCGTTCTGTGGATGCATGCTCCTATGCAAATAATTGCAGCTTGTGTGGCATTGATTGGACTTGGATTTGGAGTCTCCGTATCTATGGATCTCAAACTGTCCAACGGCTACCATCCGACTATAGGTTATGTTTTGGTCGGTGTTGTCGTCCTTATCCAACCTGTCATAGGGGTTGTGCAGCATCTGCATTTCCTAAGATCGGGGGGAACCACCATCTACGGTGTCTTACACCGCTGGTTCGGGCGCCTATTGTCTGCCATTGGCATCGTCAATGGTGGAATGGGTTTTTACTACGCGTATCAGCATACTGAGGATATCCCACCAATTCCACCGATAATATACGGCATGGTCTGCGGAGGAGTATGCATCTTATATGTCTTTGTGGTCATGTGGCGtagggagaagaagaaatcgcAGGCTGTCATCGCTAATTTGCAGACTGAGTTCTTCCAGAACAGGAGGGATTTGGAGCAAGCTAGTGACAAGCTTGACAGTGCGCGAGCGAAATCTGTTGAATCTAGCAGTATCTCTGAGAAGAAGTGGTGA